Below is a genomic region from Mycobacteriales bacterium.
CCCGACGCCGTACGACCAGCGCGCCGATGTCGAAAGCCTGGAAGAACCACTTGTGAGGATCAACCGTCACGCTGTCGGCCCGATCCAGACCCTCGACCAGCCGCGCATCGCGCTCGGAGAGAAGCGCCGCGCCGCCGTACGCCGCATCGACGTGCAGCCACATGCCCTCGCGTTCCGCAAGATCGGCAAGTCCGGGCACCGGGTCGAGGGTTCCGGTGTTGGTCGAGCCGCTGACCGCGGCGATGGCGAGCGGTCGCAGGCCGGCGGCTCGATCGCCGGCGACCGCGTCGGCCACCGCGCCGACGGGTAGCCGGAACTCCGGATCGCTGTCGACCACGTGCAGCGTGTCCCCGGGAAAGCCGAGCACGTCGAGGGCGCGACGGATCGAGAAGTGCGCCTGGTCGGAGCAATACACGCGTACGCCGTCGAGCTGCGCGCCGCGCGGCGGCCGGTCGAGATCGAGCATCCGCGGCAACGCGATGTCGCGCGCGACGGTCATCGCCATGATGTTCGCCATCACGCCACCGGAGGTGAGCACCGCCCAGCCGTCCGGCCCGGCGCCGACTAGGTCACGCAGCCACGCGGCCACCTCCTCTTCGACCAGGGTTCCGATCGGGCTGGCGTGGAACACGTCGACGCTCTGGTGCAGCCAGGCCGCGAGGGCATCACCGGCCGCCGACATCGGCAACGGCGGGGTCGTGAAGTAGCTGAACGACCGCAGGTGCTGGGAGTTGTAGCCGAACGGCGCCATGCGTTCGCGGATTTCGTCGAGCACCCGCTCGGAAGTCATCGGCGCCGCCGGCATCGGCCCGGGCAGCCCGGTCGAACCGAAGTACGCCTGGCGGAGCTCGGGATAGGTGAGCGGGCCGACCGGGCGCGTCAGAGCCTCGTCGTAGAGGTACTCCATCGCCAGCGCCCAGGTGCGCTCCCCGAGCTCATTCAGCTCCGCGCGCGCGGCGGGCTCGTGGAAGTCGACCAGGGCAGGCTCGGGATGCCAGTCGAAGGTGTGGCCGGCCGCCGGCCCCGGTGAGTCCTCAGTCGTCATGCCAGGTCATAGATCCGGCGCGCATTGTCCGCGCCGATCAACTCGCAGACGC
It encodes:
- a CDS encoding pyridoxal-dependent decarboxylase; protein product: MTTEDSPGPAAGHTFDWHPEPALVDFHEPAARAELNELGERTWALAMEYLYDEALTRPVGPLTYPELRQAYFGSTGLPGPMPAAPMTSERVLDEIRERMAPFGYNSQHLRSFSYFTTPPLPMSAAGDALAAWLHQSVDVFHASPIGTLVEEEVAAWLRDLVGAGPDGWAVLTSGGVMANIMAMTVARDIALPRMLDLDRPPRGAQLDGVRVYCSDQAHFSIRRALDVLGFPGDTLHVVDSDPEFRLPVGAVADAVAGDRAAGLRPLAIAAVSGSTNTGTLDPVPGLADLAEREGMWLHVDAAYGGAALLSERDARLVEGLDRADSVTVDPHKWFFQAFDIGALVVRRREDLHGTFIRRPEYYRSNRPQDDATSWMEYSIEGTRRFRALKLWMSWKHLGTRGFGRLVERTNDLAAELSALLRTAPDFELAVDPPDLSIVCFRHRPDGVADPVALDDHQDRLQRALEESGRAWVSTTRLRGATWLRAGVVNHMSTTADLEALLSSLRELASSH